A window of Mangifera indica cultivar Alphonso chromosome 11, CATAS_Mindica_2.1, whole genome shotgun sequence contains these coding sequences:
- the LOC123229301 gene encoding transcription factor bHLH110-like isoform X2 — protein MDSANIHHQHQLQDHLAGSSSLSTPSCYGVASSHPWTPTLNPNVTLNISNFNPNYNGFISNSRQKNEIHVPPPNSSVIQEASLHWTNNAGSFTSQAAHDMHFSKIKDKLSDSFPKFTDMLNSPSNITDQKGLHDDLSEKLLLKTISSDFPLNGNQFCAGKFYSNAQDVSSFGNAIPSRGNFSQIYPSINVSNLNQSSSATSSSFDMNLQALDLLTSSRFSGNFSHPSHNNLCAYRESLPLGLDDHMQQSRRRPSSSPSEISSFTNDVTEAKRSSGTIEQKATQSAPKKSRLESRPSCPPFKVRKEKLGDRIAALQQLVAPFGKTDTASVLMEAIGYIKFLQNQTLSVPYMKSSRNKTCRTVQGGSMGEGVKEEPTRDLRSRGLCLVPLSCMSYVTNDIGGGGGIWPPPNFGEINL, from the exons atggaCTCTGCAAATATCCATCATCAACATCAGCTTCAAGACCACCTAGCTGgatcttcttctttatctacCCCATCTTGCTATGGAGTTGCAAGCTCCCATCCTTGGACCCCTACTCTAAACCCAAATGTCACTTT GAATATTAGTAACTTTAATCCAAATTATAATGGATTCATCTCAAATTCAAGGCAGAAGAATGAGATCCATGTCCCTCCTCCAAATAGTTCCGTGATCCAAGAAGCAAGCTTGCACTGGACTAATAATGCAGGCAGCTTCACTAGCCAGGCAGCTCATGATATGCACTTTTCAAAAATCAAGGACAAGCTTTCAGATTCATTTCCAAAATTTACAGATATGTTAAACAGCCCCTCAAACATTACTGATCAAAAGGGTTTGCATGATGATCTTAGTGAGAAACTCTTGCTCAAGACCATTTCATCAGATTTCCCACTAAATGGGAATCAGTTTTGTGCCGGAAAGTTTTATTCTAATGCCCAGGACGTTTCTAGTTTTGGAAATGCTATACCTAGTAGAGGGAACTTCAGCCAGATTTATCCCAGTATAAATGTTTCCAACTTGAACCAATCTTCTTCAGCAACTTCAAGCTCCTTTGACATGAACTTGCAGGCCTTGGATCTACTAACCTCTTCAAGATTCAGCGGAAATTTCAGTCACCCTTCACATAATAACCTTTGCGCCTACAGAGAGAGCCTTCCTCTTGGCCTTGATGATCATATGCAGCAATCAAGGCGCAGGCCATCTTCTAGTCCTAGTGAA ATATCATCTTTCACCAACGATGTAACAGAGGCAAAGAGATCCAGCGGCACAATAGAGCAAAAGGCAACACAATCAGCACCAAAGAAATCACGATTGGAATCTCGCCCCTCCTGTCCTCCTTTTAAG GTTAGGAAAGAGAAATTAGGGGATAGAATAGCAGCTCTTCAGCAGCTGGTTGCACCCTTCGGAAAg ACAGACACTGCATCCGTACTAATGGAGGCTATTGGGTACATAAAATTCCTTCAAAACCAG ACACTAAGCGTTCCTTATATGAAGTCATCACGCAACAAGACCTGCAGAACAGTGCAAGGG GGGTCGATGGGGGAGGGCGTGAAAGAAGAACCAACACGAGATCTGAGAAGCCGAGGGCTGTGTCTTGTGCCATTGTCATGCATGTCCTATGTAACTAACGACATTGGTGGCGGGGGAGGCATTTGGCCGCCGCCTAACTTCGGTGAAATCAATCTGTGA
- the LOC123229301 gene encoding transcription factor bHLH110-like isoform X1 yields MDSANIHHQHQLQDHLAGSSSLSTPSCYGVASSHPWTPTLNPNVTLNISNFNPNYNGFISNSRQKNEIHVPPPNSSVIQEASLHWTNNAGSFTSQAAHDMHFSKIKDKLSDSFPKFTDMLNSPSNITDQKGLHDDLSEKLLLKTISSDFPLNGNQFCAGKFYSNAQDVSSFGNAIPSRGNFSQIYPSINVSNLNQSSSATSSSFDMNLQALDLLTSSRFSGNFSHPSHNNLCAYRESLPLGLDDHMQQSRRRPSSSPSEISSFTNDVTEAKRSSGTIEQKATQSAPKKSRLESRPSCPPFKVRKEKLGDRIAALQQLVAPFGKTDTASVLMEAIGYIKFLQNQVETLSVPYMKSSRNKTCRTVQGGSMGEGVKEEPTRDLRSRGLCLVPLSCMSYVTNDIGGGGGIWPPPNFGEINL; encoded by the exons atggaCTCTGCAAATATCCATCATCAACATCAGCTTCAAGACCACCTAGCTGgatcttcttctttatctacCCCATCTTGCTATGGAGTTGCAAGCTCCCATCCTTGGACCCCTACTCTAAACCCAAATGTCACTTT GAATATTAGTAACTTTAATCCAAATTATAATGGATTCATCTCAAATTCAAGGCAGAAGAATGAGATCCATGTCCCTCCTCCAAATAGTTCCGTGATCCAAGAAGCAAGCTTGCACTGGACTAATAATGCAGGCAGCTTCACTAGCCAGGCAGCTCATGATATGCACTTTTCAAAAATCAAGGACAAGCTTTCAGATTCATTTCCAAAATTTACAGATATGTTAAACAGCCCCTCAAACATTACTGATCAAAAGGGTTTGCATGATGATCTTAGTGAGAAACTCTTGCTCAAGACCATTTCATCAGATTTCCCACTAAATGGGAATCAGTTTTGTGCCGGAAAGTTTTATTCTAATGCCCAGGACGTTTCTAGTTTTGGAAATGCTATACCTAGTAGAGGGAACTTCAGCCAGATTTATCCCAGTATAAATGTTTCCAACTTGAACCAATCTTCTTCAGCAACTTCAAGCTCCTTTGACATGAACTTGCAGGCCTTGGATCTACTAACCTCTTCAAGATTCAGCGGAAATTTCAGTCACCCTTCACATAATAACCTTTGCGCCTACAGAGAGAGCCTTCCTCTTGGCCTTGATGATCATATGCAGCAATCAAGGCGCAGGCCATCTTCTAGTCCTAGTGAA ATATCATCTTTCACCAACGATGTAACAGAGGCAAAGAGATCCAGCGGCACAATAGAGCAAAAGGCAACACAATCAGCACCAAAGAAATCACGATTGGAATCTCGCCCCTCCTGTCCTCCTTTTAAG GTTAGGAAAGAGAAATTAGGGGATAGAATAGCAGCTCTTCAGCAGCTGGTTGCACCCTTCGGAAAg ACAGACACTGCATCCGTACTAATGGAGGCTATTGGGTACATAAAATTCCTTCAAAACCAGGTGGAG ACACTAAGCGTTCCTTATATGAAGTCATCACGCAACAAGACCTGCAGAACAGTGCAAGGG GGGTCGATGGGGGAGGGCGTGAAAGAAGAACCAACACGAGATCTGAGAAGCCGAGGGCTGTGTCTTGTGCCATTGTCATGCATGTCCTATGTAACTAACGACATTGGTGGCGGGGGAGGCATTTGGCCGCCGCCTAACTTCGGTGAAATCAATCTGTGA
- the LOC123229302 gene encoding bifunctional nuclease 2, whose translation MGSLQGPVICPVVRAKQAGLYTFPVNGPLMKTRIFRSEFWGFKGFSDSKAKMSVLGRQLKMQKCKTVQCSFSSSSNGNGSMAENFNENDEDYVNSSIIEAVEVRSGADGFMIKMRDGRHLRCVHNNPQGGHLPDYAPHPAIVLKMEDGTGLLLPIIVLEMPSVLLMAAIRNVQIARPTLYTVVKEMIDKMGYEVKLVRVTKRVHEAYFAQLYLTKVGDETESVSFDLRPSDAINIAVRCKVPIQVNKYLAYSDGMRIVESGKLFTQSPASDGLLFTELDRPSGQPCLDTKEFNLVRNMLIAAVEERYRDAAQWRDKLGQLRAKRNLRKFT comes from the exons ATGGGATCATTACAAGGACCTGTTATCTGCCCTGTTGTTCGTGCCAAACAAGCAGGACTTTACACTTTCCCTGTCAATGGCCCTTTGATGAAGACTAGAATTTTTAGAAGTGAGTTTTGGGGATTCAAAGGATTCAGTGACAGCAAGGCTAAGATGAGCGTTTTAGGTCGGCAACTAAAAATGCAGAAGTGCAAAACCGTGCAGTGTAGTTTCAGTTCTTCCTCGAACGGTAATGGCAGCATGGCTGAGAACTTcaatgaaaatgatgaagattatGTCAACTCTAGTATCATTGAAGCTG TTGAGGTGAGGAGTGGAGCAGATGGTTTCATGATCAAAATGAGGGATGGTCGGCACTTAAGATGCGTCCATAACAACCCTCAGGGTGGACATCTACCAGACTATGCTCCTCATCCTGCAATAGTATTGAAGATGGAAGATGGGACTGGTCTTCTTCTCCCAATAATTGTTT TAGAGATGCCAAGTGTGTTGCTTATGGCAGCAATTCGCAATGTACAAATT GCTAGGCCAACTCTGTACACAGTGGTTAAGGAGATGATTGACAAGATGGGATACGAA gTAAAACTTGTTAGAGTTACAAAGAGAGTGCATGAAGCATATTTTGCACAGTTATACCTGACGAAG GTTGGTGATGAGACAGAGAGTGTCAGCTTTGATCTTCGACCGTCAGATGCCATCAACATTGCTGTGAGATGCAAG GTTCCAATACAAGTCAACAAGTACTTGGCATATAGTGATGGGATGAGGATTGTTGAATCTGGCAAACTGTTCACGCAGTCCCCTGCTTCAGATGGCTTATTATTTACAGAACTGGATAG gCCCAGTGGTCAGCCTTGTCTTGATACAAAGGAGTTCAATCTTGTGCGCAACATGTTGATAGCTGCTGTTGAGGAGCGTTATAGAGATGCAG CGCAATGGAGAGACAAGCTTGGTCAACTTCGTGCTAAAAGGAACTTGAGGAAATTCACTTGA
- the LOC123229299 gene encoding phosphatidylinositol/phosphatidylcholine transfer protein SFH6-like, which translates to MSSSLDRLARPCFEGVSSNDERRERKSDVENSEDDRKSRMGNLKKKALKASSKLKPNFKKKSRRKSDDTIFVSIEDVRNVEELQAVDGFRQALLSDDLLPPRHDDYHMLLRFLKARKFDIEKARYMWANMIQWRKDFGTDTVLEDFDFSELNEVLRHYPQGYHGVDKEGRPVYIERLGKVDPYKLTQVTTLDRYVRYHVQEFEKCFTVKFPACSVAAKRHIDSSTTIIDVQGVGLKNLTKSARELIQRLQKIDNDNYPETLGRMFIINAGSGFKLLWNTVKSFLDPKTTAKIHVLGNKFQNKLLEIIDASELPEFLGGDCNCADKGGCMRSNKGPWNDPNILKMVLSGEALCSRQIVTVLNGEGRVIACDKPRFSMIKGSDTSTAESGSEVEEIASPKPTSSSLVPKLTPVSEEPRVVGKASSAGGFSEYDEYVPVIDKTVDVGWKKQVSQNPYNSSQGSQLLLRVERGPQGTCAHIWAMVLAFFTSLISLVYSWAFRVNEQVSVSNSVQSRTELPVNPMPEEAFHTPSAMLRFNENILSTVFRRLDQLEEKFNALQEKPYQMPCEKEELLNVAVYRVDALESELIATKKALFEALMRQDELLAYVESQRTKMRVKSKKKFCF; encoded by the exons ATGTCCAGCTCTCTTGATCGCTTGGCAAGGCCTT GTTTTGAGGGAGTTTCCAGCAATGACGAAAGAAGAGAGAGGAAATCGGATGTTGAGAATTCTGAGGATGACAGGAAAAGTAGAATGGGGAACCTGAAGAAGAAAGCGTTAAAGGCATCTAGTAAATTGAAAcctaattttaagaaaaagagTAGGAGGAAAAGTGATGATacaatttttgtttcaattgagGATGTTCGCAATGTTGAGGAGCTTCAGGCTGTAGATGGATTTCGACAAGCACTTCTGTCCGATGATTTGCTTCCTCCCAGACATGATGATTATCACATGTTATTGAG attCTTGAAAGCGAGAAAATTCGATATTGAAAAAGCTAGGTACATGTGGGCAAATATGATTCAGTGGAGAAAGGATTTTGGCACTGATACAGTTTTGGAG GATTTTGATTTCAGTGAGTTGAATGAAGTTTTACGGCACTACCCTCAAGGTTATCATGGTGTGGATAAGGAGGGAAGACCTGTTTACATTGAGAGACTTGGGAAAGTTGATCCGTACAAGCTTACACAAGTCACCACCTTGGATCGGTATGTGAGATACCATGTACAggaatttgaaaaatgttttacaGTCAAGTTTCCTGCCTGTTCTGTTGCTGCAAAGAGACATATAGATTCAAGTACGACTATTATAGATGTCCAAGGCGTG GGCTTAAAAAACCTAACAAAGTCAGCACGTGAACTCATCCAGCGGTTGCAAAAGATTGACAATGACAACTACCCTGAG ACACTTGGCCGAATGTTTATCATTAATGCTGGCTCTGGCTTTAAGCTGCTGTGGAACACAGTGAAATCTTTTCTTGATCCTAAAACTACTGCAAAAATACAT GTTCTTGGTAACAAGTTTCAGAATAAATTACTTGAAATAATCGATGCAAG TGAGTTGCCAGAGTTTCTTGGTGGTGACTGTAACTGTGCTGATAAGGGAGGTTGTATGAGATCTAATAAGGGGCCTTGGAATGATCCAAATATATTAAAG ATGGTCCTTAGCGGTGAAGCATTATGTTCTAGACAAATAGTGACTGTTTTGAATGGTGAGGGCAGGGTAATTGCTTGTGATAAGCCACGGTTTTCAATG ATTAAAGGTAGTGATACATCTACTGCAGAGTCCGGATCTGAAGTGGAAGAAATTGCTTCACCTAAACCAACATCAAGCTCCCTGGTTCCCAAGTTGACTCCTGTCTCTGAAGAA CCTAGGGTGGTTGGTAAGGCAAGCAGTGCAGGTGGCTTCTCTGAGTACGATGAATATGTACCTGTTATTGACAAGACTGTGGATGTGGGTTGGAAGAAACAAGTGTCTCAAAATCCATATAATTCTTCCCAAG GTTCACAACTTTTGTTAAGAGTAGAAAGAGGCCCACAGGGAACCTGTGCTCATATATGGGCGATGGTGCTTGCCTTCTTCACAAGCCTTATTAGCCTTGTCTATTCCTGGGCATTTAGAGTGAATGAGCAAGTATCTGTGTCTAATTCTGTCCAAAGCAGAACTGAGTTGCCTGTTAATCCAATGCCTGAGGAGGCATTCCATACCCCTTCAGCCATGCTCAGGTTTAATGAAAATATCCTCTCCACTGTTTTCCGTAGGCTGGATCAGCTTGAGGAGAAATTTAACGCACTGCAGGAAAAGCCATACCAGATGCCTTGTGAGAAAGAGGAATTATTGAATGTTGCTGTCTATCGTGTAGACGCATTAGAATCAGAGCTAATTGCTACAAAAAag GCTCTCTTTGAAGCTTTAATGAGGCAAGATGAACTGCTTGCATACGTAGAGAGTCAGAGAACAAAGATGCGA GTGAAGTCGAAAAAGAAGTTTTGCttttga
- the LOC123229303 gene encoding bifunctional dihydrofolate reductase-thymidylate synthase-like isoform X1 has product MVMQYCAFSNRQFSKVSFMASTPKLIPKFVLLGYFDCGFHSLAIVSPLPGLRFYSKACANLKRPSNDNTTVHPPLPRRTYQVVVAATRDMGIGKDGKLPWRLPSDLKFFKELTVTTSDPGKKNAIVMGRKTWESIPLQYRPLPGRLNVVLTRSGRFDTASAEDVVKCGSIRSALELLAEAPYCLSIEKVFVIGGGQILREALNAPGCDAIHITEIENSIECDTFIPAIDLSEFQPRYSSQPFVENNIRFSFVTYVRVRNLANGDLIVKKL; this is encoded by the exons ATGGTGATGCAATACTGTGCTTTTAGTAACCGACAATTTTCAAAGGTTTCTTTTATGGCCTCTACTCCTAAGCTGATACCGAAATTT GTTCTACTTGGTTATTTTGATTGTGGCTTCCACAGTCTTGCAATCGTGTCTCCACTGCCCGGCCTAAGGTTTTATTCCAAGGCCTGTGCCAACCTTAAGAGGCCATCTAATGACAATACAACCGTGCATCCACCATTACCGAGGAGGACTTACCAAGTTGTGGTGGCTGCAACACGTGATATGGGCATTGGAAAGGATGGGAAGTTACCCTGGAGATTGCCTTCTGACCTCAAATTCTTCAAGGAGCTTACGGTGACTACATCAGATCCTGGGAAGAAAAACGCTATAGTTATGGGTAGGAAGACATGGGAAAGCATTCCCCTTCAGTATCGGCCTCTACCTGGTCGATTGAATGTTGTGCTGACTCGTTCTGGGAGATTCGATACTGCATCTGCTGAAGATGTTGTAAAATGTGGAAGCATTCGTTCGGCTTTGGAATTGTTGGCAGAAGCTCCTTATTGTTTGTCGATAGAGAAGGTGTTTGTTATAGGTGGCGGCCAGATATTAAG GGAAGCACTAAATGCGCCAGGGTGTGATGCCATCCACATTACCGAGATTGAGAATAGCATTGAATGTGATACCTTCATTCCTGCTATTGATCTTTCTGAGTTTCAGCCACGGTATTCATCTCAACCATTTGTGGAAAATAACATTCGGTTTTCTTTTGTTACTTATGTTCGTGTGAGAAATCTTGCTAATGGAGATCTCattgtaaaaaaattgtga
- the LOC123229303 gene encoding bifunctional dihydrofolate reductase-thymidylate synthase-like isoform X4, whose product MVMQYCAFSNRQFSKVSFMASTPKLIPKFVLLGYFDCGFHSLAIVSPLPGLRFYSKACANLKRPSNDNTTVHPPLPRRTYQVVVAATRDMGIGKDGKLPWRLPSDLKFFKELTVTTSDPGKKNAIVMGRKTWESIPLQYRPLPGRLNVVLTRSGRFDTASAEDVVKCGSIRSALELLAEAPYCLSIEKVFVIGGGQILREALNAPGCDAIHITEIENSIECDTFIPAIDLSEFQPRF is encoded by the exons ATGGTGATGCAATACTGTGCTTTTAGTAACCGACAATTTTCAAAGGTTTCTTTTATGGCCTCTACTCCTAAGCTGATACCGAAATTT GTTCTACTTGGTTATTTTGATTGTGGCTTCCACAGTCTTGCAATCGTGTCTCCACTGCCCGGCCTAAGGTTTTATTCCAAGGCCTGTGCCAACCTTAAGAGGCCATCTAATGACAATACAACCGTGCATCCACCATTACCGAGGAGGACTTACCAAGTTGTGGTGGCTGCAACACGTGATATGGGCATTGGAAAGGATGGGAAGTTACCCTGGAGATTGCCTTCTGACCTCAAATTCTTCAAGGAGCTTACGGTGACTACATCAGATCCTGGGAAGAAAAACGCTATAGTTATGGGTAGGAAGACATGGGAAAGCATTCCCCTTCAGTATCGGCCTCTACCTGGTCGATTGAATGTTGTGCTGACTCGTTCTGGGAGATTCGATACTGCATCTGCTGAAGATGTTGTAAAATGTGGAAGCATTCGTTCGGCTTTGGAATTGTTGGCAGAAGCTCCTTATTGTTTGTCGATAGAGAAGGTGTTTGTTATAGGTGGCGGCCAGATATTAAG GGAAGCACTAAATGCGCCAGGGTGTGATGCCATCCACATTACCGAGATTGAGAATAGCATTGAATGTGATACCTTCATTCCTGCTATTGATCTTTCTGAGTTTCAGCCACG ATTTTGA
- the LOC123229303 gene encoding bifunctional dihydrofolate reductase-thymidylate synthase-like isoform X2, with protein sequence MVMQYCAFSNRQFSKVLLGYFDCGFHSLAIVSPLPGLRFYSKACANLKRPSNDNTTVHPPLPRRTYQVVVAATRDMGIGKDGKLPWRLPSDLKFFKELTVTTSDPGKKNAIVMGRKTWESIPLQYRPLPGRLNVVLTRSGRFDTASAEDVVKCGSIRSALELLAEAPYCLSIEKVFVIGGGQILREALNAPGCDAIHITEIENSIECDTFIPAIDLSEFQPRYSSQPFVENNIRFSFVTYVRVRNLANGDLIVKKL encoded by the exons ATGGTGATGCAATACTGTGCTTTTAGTAACCGACAATTTTCAAAG GTTCTACTTGGTTATTTTGATTGTGGCTTCCACAGTCTTGCAATCGTGTCTCCACTGCCCGGCCTAAGGTTTTATTCCAAGGCCTGTGCCAACCTTAAGAGGCCATCTAATGACAATACAACCGTGCATCCACCATTACCGAGGAGGACTTACCAAGTTGTGGTGGCTGCAACACGTGATATGGGCATTGGAAAGGATGGGAAGTTACCCTGGAGATTGCCTTCTGACCTCAAATTCTTCAAGGAGCTTACGGTGACTACATCAGATCCTGGGAAGAAAAACGCTATAGTTATGGGTAGGAAGACATGGGAAAGCATTCCCCTTCAGTATCGGCCTCTACCTGGTCGATTGAATGTTGTGCTGACTCGTTCTGGGAGATTCGATACTGCATCTGCTGAAGATGTTGTAAAATGTGGAAGCATTCGTTCGGCTTTGGAATTGTTGGCAGAAGCTCCTTATTGTTTGTCGATAGAGAAGGTGTTTGTTATAGGTGGCGGCCAGATATTAAG GGAAGCACTAAATGCGCCAGGGTGTGATGCCATCCACATTACCGAGATTGAGAATAGCATTGAATGTGATACCTTCATTCCTGCTATTGATCTTTCTGAGTTTCAGCCACGGTATTCATCTCAACCATTTGTGGAAAATAACATTCGGTTTTCTTTTGTTACTTATGTTCGTGTGAGAAATCTTGCTAATGGAGATCTCattgtaaaaaaattgtga
- the LOC123229303 gene encoding bifunctional dihydrofolate reductase-thymidylate synthase-like isoform X3, translating into MVMQYCAFSNRQFSKVSFMASTPKLIPKFVLLGYFDCGFHSLAIVSPLPGLRFYSKACANLKRPSNDNTTVHPPLPRRTYQVVVAATRDMGIGKDGKLPWRLPSDLKFFKELTVTTSDPGKKNAIVMGRKTWESIPLQYRPLPGRLNVVLTRSGRFDTASAEDVVKCGSIRSALELLAEAPYCLSIEKVFVIGGGQILREALNAPGCDAIHITEIENSIECDTFIPAIDLSEFQPRKQIKPLKSNFSICTFH; encoded by the exons ATGGTGATGCAATACTGTGCTTTTAGTAACCGACAATTTTCAAAGGTTTCTTTTATGGCCTCTACTCCTAAGCTGATACCGAAATTT GTTCTACTTGGTTATTTTGATTGTGGCTTCCACAGTCTTGCAATCGTGTCTCCACTGCCCGGCCTAAGGTTTTATTCCAAGGCCTGTGCCAACCTTAAGAGGCCATCTAATGACAATACAACCGTGCATCCACCATTACCGAGGAGGACTTACCAAGTTGTGGTGGCTGCAACACGTGATATGGGCATTGGAAAGGATGGGAAGTTACCCTGGAGATTGCCTTCTGACCTCAAATTCTTCAAGGAGCTTACGGTGACTACATCAGATCCTGGGAAGAAAAACGCTATAGTTATGGGTAGGAAGACATGGGAAAGCATTCCCCTTCAGTATCGGCCTCTACCTGGTCGATTGAATGTTGTGCTGACTCGTTCTGGGAGATTCGATACTGCATCTGCTGAAGATGTTGTAAAATGTGGAAGCATTCGTTCGGCTTTGGAATTGTTGGCAGAAGCTCCTTATTGTTTGTCGATAGAGAAGGTGTTTGTTATAGGTGGCGGCCAGATATTAAG GGAAGCACTAAATGCGCCAGGGTGTGATGCCATCCACATTACCGAGATTGAGAATAGCATTGAATGTGATACCTTCATTCCTGCTATTGATCTTTCTGAGTTTCAGCCACG GAAACAAATTAAGCCCTTGAAGAGCAACTTCAGCATCTGCACCTTTCATTAG
- the LOC123229615 gene encoding cyclin-T1-3-like, translating to MKFSLRIESWPACVDLYLAVDAVQAEDQEEMGSSSGFAQHCVCGTNPTIFCCSMFLAAKFQKVKLPAQKEKGHPQMLKLLEQDRKQTLPPTHESFTKSTAVAGKMNSSPQSCISDGCFAIRQSSKVAMSENDERSKPPACGRKDICVKEVLPSQTSDSASSSIVEDGEGDSHPRHVESDHDPGCKIISVHDTYRKIDAIRIREALKRRKFDVAANRKFAASINPEIDDGEAWIERELEKGIELESGSSKRKWGKSCEFLIH from the exons atgaaattttcccTAAGAATTGAAAGCTGGCCGGCTTGTGTTGATTTATATTTAGCAGTGGATGCGGTTCAAGCTGAGGACCAAGAAGAGATGGGGTCGAGTTCAG GCTTTGCACAACATTGTGTTTGCGGTACAAACCCCACTATATTCTGCTGTTCCATGTTTCTTGCTGCCAAATTTCAAAAAGTGAAACTTCCTGCACAGAAGGAAAA AGGTCATCCGCAGATGCTCAAGTTGTTAGAGCAGGACAGAAAACAGACACTACCGCCTACACATGAAAGTTTCACTAAGTCTACAGCCGTAGCTGGAAAGATGAACAGTAGTCCACAATCCTGTATCTCAGACGGATGCTTTGCCATAAGGCAATCTAGCAAAGTAGCCATGTCCGAGAATGATGAGCGCAGCAAACCTCCAGCCTGTGGTAGAAAAGACATTTGTGTAAAAGAAGTTTTACCATCTCAAACAAGTGATAGTGCTTCAAGTAGCATTGTCGAGGACGGGGAAGGTGATAGTCATCCTAGACATGTGGAATCTGATCATGACCCTGGCTGCAAAATTATTTCTGTTCACGACACCTATCGTAAGATTGATGCTATCCGAATTAGAGAAGCATTGAAGAGGAGAAAATTTGATGTAGCTGCAAACAGAAAGTTTGCGGCATCTATTAACCCTGAGATAGATGATGGCGAAGCCTGGATAGAGAGAGAGCTGGAAAAGGGAATAGAGTTGGAATCTGGCTCTTCCAAAAGGAAATGGGGCAAGTCTTGTGAATTTCTAATACATTGA